Proteins found in one Mucilaginibacter gracilis genomic segment:
- a CDS encoding nucleoside recognition domain-containing protein → MALNYIWISFFVIAFIIAFCKLVFLGDTEAFKLLVDGIFDSSKSSVMDIALPLVGAMAFWLGIMRIGEKAGAINFLSRIVGPFFHRLFPEVPKNHPAAGSMMMNFSANLLGLDNAATPLGLKAMESLQTLNEDKETASNPQIMFMVLHASGLTILPISIIAQRAIMHSKDPSDIFIPCIIATYVAALVGLLVVAVKQKINLWDKVIIGWLLGLTSFIALLVAYLTLFLNKQQISDFSKVASNLMLFSIPVIFIVGGFFKKVNVFEAFIEGAKGSFDISVRIIPYLVAMLVAIGIFRTSGALMYIGLGFKWIFSHFNMDTRFTEVLPIALMRPLSGSGARAMMLDNMKVFGVDSFVGHLSSVLYGAADSSFYIAALYFGSVGVKKLRYAIPAALISDLAGVIAAIFVGYLFFG, encoded by the coding sequence ATGGCGTTAAACTACATTTGGATTTCTTTTTTTGTTATTGCTTTTATAATAGCTTTTTGCAAGCTTGTTTTTTTGGGCGATACCGAGGCTTTTAAACTGCTGGTTGATGGCATTTTCGATTCAAGTAAGTCATCGGTTATGGATATTGCGCTGCCCTTGGTGGGCGCAATGGCTTTTTGGCTCGGCATTATGCGCATTGGCGAAAAGGCGGGTGCCATTAATTTTTTATCGCGCATTGTTGGTCCGTTTTTTCATCGTCTTTTTCCCGAAGTACCCAAAAACCACCCGGCTGCAGGCAGCATGATGATGAATTTTTCGGCCAATTTATTGGGCCTGGATAACGCCGCCACCCCGCTTGGCCTCAAGGCTATGGAAAGCTTGCAAACCTTAAATGAGGATAAAGAAACTGCTTCTAACCCACAAATTATGTTTATGGTGCTGCACGCATCGGGCTTAACTATTTTACCTATAAGTATAATTGCCCAACGGGCCATTATGCACTCTAAAGACCCAAGCGACATTTTTATCCCCTGCATTATAGCTACTTATGTGGCCGCTTTAGTTGGTTTACTGGTGGTAGCAGTTAAACAAAAAATTAACTTATGGGACAAAGTGATTATTGGCTGGTTGCTTGGCCTAACAAGCTTTATAGCACTATTAGTTGCCTATTTAACCCTGTTTTTAAATAAGCAGCAAATAAGCGATTTCTCTAAAGTAGCCAGTAACCTCATGCTTTTTTCCATCCCGGTAATATTTATTGTGGGTGGCTTTTTTAAAAAAGTAAACGTATTTGAGGCCTTTATTGAAGGGGCTAAAGGCAGTTTTGATATTTCGGTTCGCATTATACCTTACCTGGTTGCCATGCTGGTAGCTATCGGTATATTTCGCACTTCGGGCGCGTTAATGTATATCGGCTTGGGTTTTAAATGGATATTTAGTCACTTCAATATGGATACCCGTTTTACCGAAGTTTTACCCATCGCATTAATGCGCCCACTAAGCGGCTCGGGCGCGCGGGCCATGATGCTCGATAATATGAAGGTATTTGGCGTAGATAGCTTTGTGGGCCACTTGTCAAGTGTTTTATACGGCGCCGCCGACTCATCATTTTATATAGCTGCCTTATACTTTGGCTCGGTAGGTGTAAAAAAATTACGTTACGCAATACCCGCCGCATTAATATCCGATTTAGCTGGCGTAATTGCCGCTATATTTGTTGGCTATTTGTTTTTTGGATAA
- a CDS encoding DinB family protein, with translation MDTIAQRLSQAVDDFLISLFTVDVDWEAKPSANQWSAKQILGHLLDSANINLHRFVRCTYEQNFKLVYAQNQWVAAQHYEHAKTDDLLTLFRLLNRQISRVLESYPEDAWQNTCDTGRDEPKMQTIAFLADDYVAHLNHHLKQITG, from the coding sequence ATGGATACAATTGCCCAAAGGCTTTCACAAGCGGTAGACGATTTTTTGATTAGTTTATTTACCGTTGATGTTGATTGGGAAGCCAAACCTTCGGCTAATCAATGGTCTGCCAAGCAAATTTTAGGGCACTTGCTTGATAGCGCAAATATTAACCTGCACCGTTTTGTACGCTGCACTTACGAGCAAAATTTTAAACTGGTTTATGCGCAAAACCAATGGGTGGCCGCGCAGCATTACGAGCACGCTAAAACTGATGACCTGCTAACTTTATTTAGATTGCTTAACCGGCAAATTAGCCGCGTACTTGAAAGCTACCCCGAAGATGCCTGGCAAAACACCTGCGACACTGGCCGTGATGAGCCCAAAATGCAAACCATTGCATTTTTAGCGGATGATTATGTAGCGCATTTAAACCACCATTTAAAACAAATAACTGGTTGA
- a CDS encoding VOC family protein: MIKTEVIIGVKNVPKSREWYIALLGCSATHGGENFEILTDKQGGNTILCLHKWGVHEHSTLMSPDVKKGNGLILYFRVDNLDTVWNNARNLYAVIEEIPHLNPNSGRQEFSLRDLDGYYVEIAQEADIL; encoded by the coding sequence ATGATTAAAACAGAAGTAATAATAGGTGTTAAAAATGTGCCCAAAAGCCGCGAATGGTACATTGCCCTGCTGGGCTGCAGCGCAACACACGGTGGCGAAAACTTTGAGATACTAACCGATAAGCAAGGCGGTAATACCATACTTTGCCTGCATAAATGGGGCGTTCACGAGCATTCAACATTAATGAGTCCTGATGTTAAAAAAGGCAATGGCCTTATTTTGTACTTCCGGGTTGATAATTTAGATACCGTTTGGAACAACGCCCGCAACTTATATGCCGTTATTGAAGAAATACCACATTTAAACCCTAACTCGGGCAGGCAAGAGTTTTCGTTACGGGATCTGGACGGTTATTATGTAGAAATAGCTCAGGAGGCCGATATTCTATAA
- a CDS encoding OsmC family protein, translating to MATIEISRLNGDFGFEAKDEQGHTILMDSSPESGGQNFGVRPMQVLLMGLGGCSGIDVISILKKQRQEVVDYKMVVKGEREAGKEPSLWKEVELEFHIYGDVDKDKAERAVELSVNKYCSVAATLKFAGADVKYEVFVHPANK from the coding sequence ATGGCTACTATTGAAATATCGCGTTTAAACGGCGATTTTGGTTTTGAAGCAAAGGACGAACAAGGGCATACTATACTGATGGACAGCAGTCCGGAGAGTGGAGGGCAAAACTTTGGCGTACGCCCCATGCAGGTTTTGTTAATGGGTTTAGGCGGTTGCAGCGGTATTGATGTAATCAGTATCCTGAAAAAACAACGCCAGGAAGTAGTTGACTATAAAATGGTGGTTAAAGGCGAACGCGAAGCCGGTAAAGAGCCATCGCTATGGAAAGAAGTTGAACTGGAATTTCATATTTATGGCGATGTTGATAAAGACAAAGCCGAACGCGCCGTTGAGTTATCGGTTAACAAATACTGTTCGGTAGCGGCTACCCTAAAATTTGCCGGTGCCGATGTTAAGTACGAAGTATTTGTACACCCAGCTAATAAATAA
- a CDS encoding trans-sulfuration enzyme family protein, with translation MLDNLDPISQAIRIQTPRTQQGEHSTPLYLTSSFCFDDAEAMRAAFAEESDDNIYSRFSNPNVDEFTRKMVALEGAEAGFATASGMSAVVGSIMALLKNGDHLICSSSIFGNTNTFIKKYMPGFGITVTMVPAGDEAAWEAAVKPNTKMVYLETPTNPQLEVLDLEWIGKFTKKHNLILNVDNCFATPLLQKPIDFGADLVVHSATKWIDGQGRVLGGVVVGRADLIREIYLFCRVTGPSLSPFNAWVLSKSLETLDVRMERHCKNALEVAGALQNHPRVSLVKYPFLASHPQYAIAIKQMKAGGGVFCFEIKGGVEAGRKFLNALTMLSVTANLGDTRSIASHPASTTHSKLTEEERQAVGITPGLIRVSTGLEKAEDIIADILQALDKSAE, from the coding sequence ATGCTTGACAATTTAGACCCTATAAGCCAGGCTATACGCATACAAACACCGCGTACACAGCAGGGCGAACATTCTACACCCTTATATTTAACCAGCAGCTTTTGTTTTGACGATGCCGAGGCCATGCGTGCCGCCTTCGCCGAAGAAAGCGATGATAACATATACAGCCGCTTTAGCAACCCCAATGTTGACGAGTTTACCCGTAAAATGGTAGCACTTGAAGGTGCCGAAGCTGGCTTTGCTACCGCAAGCGGCATGAGCGCGGTTGTGGGCTCAATAATGGCACTTTTAAAAAATGGCGACCATTTAATTTGCAGCAGTTCTATATTTGGTAATACCAACACCTTTATAAAAAAGTACATGCCCGGCTTTGGCATTACGGTTACCATGGTGCCTGCCGGCGACGAGGCCGCGTGGGAAGCTGCCGTTAAGCCAAACACTAAAATGGTGTACCTGGAAACACCAACCAACCCGCAACTTGAAGTTTTGGATCTGGAATGGATTGGCAAATTCACCAAAAAACACAACCTGATATTAAATGTTGACAATTGCTTTGCTACGCCCTTATTGCAAAAACCAATTGATTTTGGTGCCGATTTAGTTGTACACTCGGCCACCAAATGGATTGACGGGCAGGGCCGCGTGCTTGGCGGCGTAGTAGTTGGCCGTGCCGATTTGATACGCGAAATTTATTTGTTTTGCCGTGTTACCGGTCCGTCGCTTTCTCCGTTTAACGCCTGGGTACTAAGCAAAAGCTTAGAAACCTTGGATGTACGTATGGAGCGCCATTGCAAAAATGCATTGGAGGTGGCGGGCGCATTGCAAAATCACCCTCGGGTAAGTTTGGTTAAATATCCGTTTTTAGCCAGCCACCCGCAATATGCTATTGCCATAAAACAAATGAAAGCCGGAGGCGGTGTTTTTTGTTTTGAGATAAAGGGCGGCGTAGAAGCAGGCCGTAAGTTTTTAAATGCCCTTACCATGCTATCGGTAACGGCAAACCTGGGCGATACACGTAGCATTGCATCGCACCCGGCCAGTACCACACACTCCAAACTAACCGAAGAAGAACGCCAGGCCGTTGGCATAACGCCGGGGTTAATACGCGTTTCAACCGGTTTAGAAAAAGCCGAAGACATTATTGCGGATATTTTACAAGCTTTAGATAAAAGTGCGGAGTAA
- a CDS encoding acetate uptake transporter has translation MSDTTFVSLKENTANPAPLGLLAFGMTTVLLNFKNAGFIEMSPMILAMGIFYGGIAQVIAGIIEAKKNNTFGLTAFTSYGFFWLSLVGLIIMPKLGWFAAPSNNSMIAFLTMWGIFTLLLFFGTFKLNRALQFVFGSLTILFFLLVAAHATGNESIEHLAGYEGIICGASAIYTGVAQVLNELYGKTVWPIGPVA, from the coding sequence ATGAGCGACACTACATTTGTCTCCCTGAAAGAGAACACTGCTAACCCTGCACCCTTAGGGCTGCTGGCCTTTGGCATGACCACCGTTTTGCTAAACTTTAAAAACGCCGGCTTTATTGAAATGAGCCCCATGATATTGGCTATGGGCATTTTTTACGGGGGCATTGCCCAAGTAATTGCAGGTATTATAGAAGCTAAAAAGAACAATACTTTTGGTTTAACCGCCTTTACGTCATACGGTTTTTTTTGGCTATCGTTGGTTGGTTTAATTATTATGCCTAAACTGGGCTGGTTTGCGGCACCGAGCAATAACTCCATGATAGCTTTTTTAACCATGTGGGGTATTTTTACCTTGTTGCTGTTTTTTGGCACATTTAAGCTTAACCGCGCCTTGCAATTTGTATTTGGCTCGTTAACAATATTGTTTTTTTTATTAGTTGCCGCCCACGCAACCGGCAACGAAAGCATTGAACACCTTGCCGGATATGAAGGCATCATCTGTGGAGCATCGGCCATATACACCGGCGTAGCGCAGGTATTGAACGAGCTTTACGGCAAAACAGTTTGGCCGATAGGCCCGGTGGCTTAG
- the gpmA gene encoding 2,3-diphosphoglycerate-dependent phosphoglycerate mutase, with protein sequence MQKLVLIRHGESVWNHENRFTGWTDVDLSANGYTQAHKAGQILKQHGYNFDIGFTSVLKRAIKTLHYVLEELDHLWIPVEKSWRLNERFYGALQGLNKDETIAKYGAEQVQKWRRDPNEHPPAITKDDDRYPGKDLRYQHLTERELPLTENLSETMDRVLPFWQEHIMPAMRLNQKVIISAHGNSLRALVKYIDKLTDEEVTNLEIPTGTPLVYELDDQFNRIKHYYLE encoded by the coding sequence ATGCAAAAATTAGTTTTGATACGCCACGGCGAAAGTGTTTGGAACCACGAAAACCGCTTTACCGGATGGACGGATGTTGACCTGTCGGCCAACGGCTACACACAGGCGCACAAAGCCGGGCAAATATTAAAACAGCACGGTTATAATTTTGATATTGGCTTTACGTCGGTTTTAAAGCGCGCCATTAAAACCCTGCACTATGTATTGGAAGAGCTTGACCATTTATGGATACCGGTAGAAAAATCGTGGAGGTTAAATGAACGGTTTTATGGTGCCTTACAGGGACTAAATAAAGACGAAACCATTGCCAAATACGGCGCCGAGCAGGTGCAAAAATGGCGCCGCGACCCTAACGAACACCCGCCAGCTATTACTAAAGACGACGACCGCTATCCCGGTAAGGATTTGCGTTACCAGCATCTTACCGAGCGGGAACTACCCCTAACCGAAAACCTAAGCGAGACTATGGACAGGGTTTTACCCTTTTGGCAGGAGCATATTATGCCGGCCATGCGGTTAAATCAAAAGGTTATCATTTCGGCACACGGTAATAGTTTGCGCGCCCTGGTAAAATACATTGATAAATTAACCGACGAAGAAGTTACCAATTTAGAAATACCAACCGGCACCCCGCTTGTTTACGAGTTAGACGACCAGTTTAACCGGATAAAGCATTATTATTTGGAGTAG
- a CDS encoding GH92 family glycosyl hydrolase has product MKKYFSAFVLLLSFAFVKAQTITNITDPVEYINPLMGTQSKVDLSNGNTYPAIALPWGMNFWTPQTGKMGDGWQYTYDADKIRGFKQTHQPSPWMNDYGCFAIMPVTKHLKVSQNGRASWFSHKAETVKPYYYSVYLADADVTTEITPTERAAQFRFTYPQTDSSFVVIDALDRGSYIKVIPNEKKIIGYSTKYARGPLKNFKNYFVIYIDKPFTMAYTTRDTTLIKDSLETSNKHAGAVIGFKTVKGEQVHLRVASSFISFEQAELNLKREIANDSFEVTKQKAKAVWNKTLSRLTVDGGTVDQTRTFYSCLYRMLFFPNKLYEIDANGKPTHWSPYNGKILPGYMFAGTGFWDTFRALYPFLNLVYPSINKEMQEGLVNDYKESGWLPEWSSPGLANVMVGNNSASVVAEAYLKGLRGYDINTLYEALKHGANNEGPISAVGRKGVQYYNDLGYVPYDVKIDENAARTLEYAYDDFAISQLGKALNKPKDEVDLYAKRSQNYRNLFDKQTGLMRGKNKDGNFEMPFNPFKWGDAFTEGNSWHYTWGVFHDINGLMGLMGGKKQFVAKLDSVFTLPPIFDESYYGEVIHEIREMQIANMGQYAHGNQPIQHMIYLYGYAGEPWKTQYWAREVMNRMYKATPDGYCGDEDNGQTSAWYVFSAMGFYPVCPASDQYVLGAPLFKKLTLKLENGKTIVINSPANSAANKYVSSITYNGKPYDFNWLSHKALQQGAIINFQMSATPNKLRGTKDVDFPYSFSRGY; this is encoded by the coding sequence ATGAAAAAATATTTTTCTGCTTTCGTACTCCTGCTTTCGTTCGCTTTTGTTAAAGCCCAAACCATCACCAACATAACCGATCCGGTTGAATATATTAACCCGCTGATGGGTACGCAATCAAAGGTCGATTTATCTAACGGTAACACCTACCCTGCCATTGCCTTGCCCTGGGGTATGAACTTTTGGACACCCCAAACCGGTAAAATGGGCGATGGCTGGCAGTATACCTACGATGCCGATAAAATACGTGGCTTTAAACAAACCCACCAACCTTCACCCTGGATGAATGACTATGGCTGTTTTGCTATTATGCCGGTTACCAAACATTTAAAGGTTAGCCAAAACGGGCGTGCAAGCTGGTTTTCGCACAAGGCCGAAACCGTTAAACCTTATTACTATAGCGTTTACCTGGCCGATGCCGATGTTACCACCGAAATTACACCAACCGAGCGTGCCGCACAATTCAGGTTTACCTATCCGCAAACCGATAGCTCCTTTGTGGTGATAGACGCGTTGGACAGAGGTTCGTACATTAAAGTTATTCCTAACGAAAAAAAAATCATCGGTTACAGCACCAAATACGCACGCGGGCCACTCAAAAACTTTAAAAACTACTTTGTTATTTACATTGATAAGCCTTTTACTATGGCTTACACCACACGCGATACTACTTTAATTAAAGATTCGCTGGAGACAAGCAACAAACATGCAGGTGCCGTTATTGGCTTTAAAACGGTTAAGGGCGAGCAGGTGCATTTAAGGGTGGCTTCATCTTTTATTAGTTTTGAGCAGGCCGAACTAAATTTAAAACGCGAGATAGCCAACGATAGCTTTGAGGTTACCAAACAAAAAGCCAAAGCCGTTTGGAACAAAACACTCAGCCGCTTAACTGTTGATGGCGGCACGGTAGACCAAACCCGTACCTTTTACTCGTGCCTTTACCGCATGTTGTTTTTCCCTAATAAACTTTACGAGATAGATGCTAACGGCAAACCCACGCATTGGAGCCCCTACAATGGTAAAATTTTGCCGGGTTATATGTTTGCAGGTACCGGCTTTTGGGACACCTTTAGGGCGCTCTATCCTTTCTTAAACCTGGTTTATCCGTCGATAAACAAAGAGATGCAGGAAGGGTTGGTTAACGATTATAAAGAAAGCGGCTGGTTGCCCGAATGGAGCAGCCCCGGCCTGGCCAATGTAATGGTGGGCAATAACTCGGCCTCGGTAGTAGCCGAAGCTTATTTAAAGGGCTTGCGCGGCTATGATATTAATACACTGTACGAAGCACTAAAACATGGCGCCAATAACGAGGGGCCCATATCCGCCGTAGGGCGCAAGGGTGTTCAATATTATAACGACTTGGGCTACGTACCTTATGATGTTAAAATAGACGAAAACGCGGCCCGCACGTTGGAATATGCTTACGACGATTTTGCCATATCGCAACTGGGCAAGGCCCTAAATAAACCTAAAGATGAGGTTGACCTGTATGCCAAACGCAGCCAAAATTACCGCAACCTTTTTGATAAACAAACCGGCCTGATGCGCGGCAAAAATAAGGATGGTAATTTTGAAATGCCGTTTAACCCCTTTAAATGGGGCGATGCCTTTACCGAAGGTAATAGCTGGCACTATACCTGGGGCGTTTTTCATGACATTAACGGACTGATGGGTTTAATGGGCGGCAAAAAACAATTTGTAGCCAAGCTCGATTCGGTATTTACGCTCCCGCCGATTTTTGACGAGAGTTATTACGGCGAAGTGATACACGAGATACGCGAAATGCAAATAGCCAACATGGGCCAATATGCACATGGCAACCAACCCATACAGCACATGATATACCTGTACGGCTATGCCGGTGAGCCCTGGAAGACCCAGTACTGGGCCCGTGAGGTAATGAACCGAATGTACAAAGCTACGCCAGATGGCTATTGCGGCGATGAAGATAACGGCCAAACATCGGCCTGGTACGTGTTTTCGGCAATGGGTTTTTACCCGGTTTGCCCCGCCAGCGACCAATATGTTTTAGGCGCACCGCTATTTAAAAAACTAACCTTAAAACTGGAGAACGGCAAAACCATAGTTATCAATTCGCCAGCTAACAGTGCTGCCAATAAATATGTGAGCAGCATTACCTACAACGGCAAACCTTACGATTTTAACTGGTTAAGCCATAAGGCACTGCAACAGGGAGCAATTATTAACTTCCAAATGTCGGCAACACCAAACAAGCTGCGGGGTACAAAGGATGTTGATTTTCCGTATTCGTTTTCGAGGGGGTATTAA
- a CDS encoding putative toxin-antitoxin system toxin component, PIN family: MIVILDTNALLVAIPKRSVYRPILDALVDGKFDLILSNDILSEYVEILQRKANSIVANNIAEMLLNLENLKKVEVYFEWKLIDQDSDDNKYVDAAIVGGADYIVTNDQHFKALKYVDFPKVNVISIAEFLKLITV, encoded by the coding sequence ATGATTGTCATTTTAGATACTAATGCACTTTTAGTGGCTATTCCCAAAAGATCGGTATATAGGCCAATTCTGGATGCTTTGGTTGATGGCAAATTTGATTTGATATTAAGCAATGACATTTTATCAGAATACGTTGAGATATTGCAAAGAAAAGCAAATTCAATCGTCGCCAATAACATAGCAGAAATGCTTTTAAATCTCGAAAATTTGAAAAAAGTTGAGGTTTATTTTGAGTGGAAGCTAATTGACCAAGATTCTGATGATAATAAATATGTAGATGCTGCAATAGTAGGCGGTGCAGATTACATCGTCACTAACGATCAACATTTTAAAGCACTTAAATATGTTGATTTTCCAAAGGTAAACGTTATTTCAATAGCCGAATTTCTAAAACTAATTACAGTTTAA
- the ruvB gene encoding Holliday junction branch migration DNA helicase RuvB — MNENLDPNLENLTPTDRDIEKVLRPQAFEDFTGQYKILANLKVFVQAAKQRGEALDHVLLHGPPGLGKTTLSHIIANEMGAGIKITSGPVLDKPGDLAGLLTNLETGDILFIDEIHRLSPLVEEYLYSAMEDFKIDIMLESGPNARSVQISLNPFTLVGATTRSGLLTAPLRARFGINLRLEYYDAKLLTTIVLRSASILRTGIREDAAYEIARRSRGTPRIANSLLRRTRDFAQVKGNGQIDTDIARYALNALNVDEHGLDEMDNKILLTIIDKFKGGPVGLKTIATAVGEDEGTIEEVYEPFLIQEGFLMRTSRGREATENAYKHLGRLKLGGNPSLF; from the coding sequence ATGAACGAGAATCTCGATCCCAATCTTGAAAACCTTACGCCAACAGACCGCGATATTGAAAAAGTTTTGCGTCCGCAGGCTTTTGAAGATTTTACCGGTCAGTATAAAATATTAGCCAACCTTAAAGTATTTGTTCAGGCGGCCAAGCAGCGCGGCGAAGCTTTAGATCATGTTTTGCTGCACGGGCCTCCGGGTTTAGGCAAAACCACGCTATCGCACATTATTGCTAACGAAATGGGTGCCGGTATCAAAATAACATCGGGCCCGGTATTGGATAAACCCGGCGACCTGGCCGGCTTACTTACCAACTTAGAAACCGGCGATATTTTATTTATTGATGAGATACACCGCCTTAGCCCCTTGGTTGAAGAATACCTGTATAGCGCAATGGAAGATTTTAAGATAGATATTATGCTGGAGAGCGGCCCTAATGCGCGCTCGGTGCAAATATCGCTTAACCCTTTTACCTTGGTTGGCGCAACAACGCGTTCGGGCTTGCTTACTGCACCTTTGCGTGCCCGTTTTGGTATTAATTTGCGCCTGGAATATTACGATGCCAAACTGCTCACTACAATTGTGCTACGCTCGGCATCAATATTGCGCACCGGCATACGCGAAGATGCTGCTTATGAAATTGCCCGCCGCAGCCGCGGTACCCCGCGTATTGCAAATTCGCTTTTGCGCCGCACGCGCGATTTTGCCCAGGTAAAAGGTAACGGACAAATTGATACCGACATAGCCCGTTATGCCCTAAACGCCTTAAACGTAGATGAGCACGGCCTCGACGAAATGGACAACAAAATACTGCTTACCATTATTGATAAGTTTAAAGGCGGCCCTGTTGGCTTAAAAACCATTGCCACCGCCGTTGGCGAAGATGAAGGCACCATAGAAGAAGTTTACGAACCCTTTTTAATACAGGAAGGCTTTTTAATGCGCACATCGCGCGGAAGGGAAGCTACCGAGAATGCTTACAAACATTTAGGTCGATTGAAATTGGGTGGCAACCCATCGTTGTTTTAG
- a CDS encoding polyprenol monophosphomannose synthase → MPDSIVIVPTYNEKENIERLLNKVLGLEHDFHILIVDDGSPDGTANIVKSIQRDYPDRLFIEERSGKQGLGTAYIHGFKWAVKNHYDYIFEMDADFSHNPDDLIRLRQACVEGADVAVGSRYVSGVNVVNWPMSRVMMSYFASVYVRFITQVEIQDFTAGFKCFKRRVLEAIELDKIKFVGYAFQIEMKYTAVKHGFKVVEVPIIFTDRTVGTSKMSGGIFKEAFFGVISMRINAMFRKYPEG, encoded by the coding sequence GTGCCTGATAGTATAGTTATTGTACCCACTTATAACGAGAAAGAGAACATTGAGCGCTTGTTGAACAAGGTGCTGGGGCTTGAGCACGATTTCCATATACTTATTGTTGACGATGGTTCGCCCGATGGTACAGCCAATATTGTAAAAAGTATTCAGAGAGATTATCCCGACCGCCTTTTTATTGAAGAACGCTCGGGCAAACAAGGCCTCGGTACTGCTTATATTCATGGTTTTAAATGGGCGGTTAAAAACCATTACGATTATATTTTTGAGATGGATGCCGATTTTTCGCATAATCCGGACGACCTGATCCGCCTGAGGCAAGCTTGCGTTGAAGGTGCCGATGTGGCCGTAGGTTCGCGCTATGTGAGCGGTGTAAACGTAGTTAACTGGCCCATGAGCCGCGTAATGATGAGTTATTTTGCATCTGTTTATGTACGCTTTATAACCCAGGTGGAAATACAGGATTTTACGGCAGGCTTTAAATGCTTTAAACGCCGGGTGCTTGAAGCGATTGAACTGGACAAGATTAAATTTGTTGGCTACGCTTTCCAGATAGAAATGAAATATACAGCCGTTAAGCATGGCTTTAAAGTGGTAGAAGTGCCGATAATTTTTACCGACCGCACGGTGGGCACCTCCAAAATGTCGGGCGGGATATTTAAGGAAGCTTTTTTTGGCGTCATCAGCATGCGCATCAATGCCATGTTCAGGAAATATCCTGAGGGGTGA
- a CDS encoding DUF4350 domain-containing protein, with translation MKKIKSALFVALAAGLGISSARAQTVVTLDYFFNHEFRKTPAGEMERFHYMWDEKDLSGYSNWGDAFVKNGGILKTLEVAPSAQSLKGSNIYIVVDPDNKKETAKPNDIEEPHVKAIANWVKAGGVLVILANDSANVNLPGTNKLAKAFGLHFNDDLQNHVIGNNIAAGTLIIPDNDPIFKTAKKVYLKDMASITLSGKAHAAYTKNGAVLMATVQYGKGVVFAVGDPWLYNEYTNGQLPADYDNDKAAYDLAKWLIEQTKR, from the coding sequence ATGAAAAAAATTAAATCGGCCCTGTTTGTTGCGCTTGCCGCAGGCCTGGGTATATCATCGGCAAGGGCACAAACGGTAGTTACTTTAGACTATTTTTTTAACCACGAGTTCCGCAAAACGCCCGCTGGCGAAATGGAGCGTTTCCACTATATGTGGGATGAAAAGGATTTAAGCGGCTACTCAAACTGGGGCGATGCTTTTGTAAAAAACGGCGGTATCTTAAAAACCCTTGAGGTTGCACCCTCGGCCCAAAGCCTAAAGGGTAGCAATATTTATATTGTGGTTGACCCGGACAATAAAAAGGAAACCGCAAAGCCTAATGATATTGAAGAGCCACATGTAAAAGCTATTGCTAATTGGGTAAAAGCCGGTGGCGTTTTGGTTATACTGGCTAATGATAGTGCCAATGTTAACTTGCCCGGTACCAATAAACTAGCTAAAGCCTTCGGACTGCATTTTAACGACGATTTACAAAACCATGTTATTGGCAACAATATTGCCGCCGGTACTTTAATAATACCCGATAACGACCCCATATTTAAAACTGCTAAAAAGGTTTATTTAAAAGATATGGCATCCATCACCCTGAGCGGAAAAGCACACGCTGCCTACACAAAAAACGGGGCGGTTTTAATGGCTACTGTACAATATGGCAAGGGAGTTGTTTTTGCCGTTGGCGACCCCTGGTTGTACAATGAATATACCAACGGACAACTACCCGCAGACTATGATAACGACAAAGCCGCCTACGATTTAGCCAAATGGCTTATTGAGCAAACTAAGCGGTAG